In Candidatus Methylomirabilota bacterium, the genomic window GCGCCCAGGCGGTAGCCCGCCAGGATCATGGGGAGCGCCGAGGGCAGGATCACCTTCACCAGCACCTGACGCCGGACGGCACCCAGGCTCGTAGCGGCCTTCACCATCAGCGGCTCGGTGTCCCGTACGCCGGCGTAGGTGTTGATGACGACCGGGAAGAACACGCCGAGCGCGATCATGGCCACCTTCGGCGCCTCCCCGATGCCGAGCCAGAGAATCATGAGCGGGAGCAGGGCGATCTTCGGGATCGGATAGGTGGCGGCGATGAGTGGGTTGCCGACGGCCTCCACGACCCGCGAAGTCCCGAGAAGGAGCCCGAGCGCGGTGCCGGCGGCGGCCCCCAGCACGAACCCGAGGCCGATCCGCAGGAGCGACACGCCGAGATGACGCCCCAGCTCTCCGCTCCCCACCATGCCCACCGCCTCCCGCGCCACCGCCGTCGGCGGGGGCAGGAAGAGGGGTGAGACCAGCTGGAGCCGCGTCGCCGCCTCCCACAGCCCGACGAGGACGAGCAGCGAGACGGCACT contains:
- a CDS encoding ABC transporter permease encodes the protein MSDRIVVYEGAPALGGGDRRLLSAVSLLVLVGLWEAATRLQLVSPLFLPPPTAVAREAVGMVGSGELGRHLGVSLLRIGLGFVLGAAAGTALGLLLGTSRVVEAVGNPLIAATYPIPKIALLPLMILWLGIGEAPKVAMIALGVFFPVVINTYAGVRDTEPLMVKAATSLGAVRRQVLVKVILPSALPMILAGYRLGAGIALLLVVSAEMINATTGIGFLILHAGDLMLTGKLMVGLVLLSLLGLASTWGLRALEAYLVPWKEDFRR